Proteins encoded by one window of Cannabis sativa cultivar Pink pepper isolate KNU-18-1 chromosome 4, ASM2916894v1, whole genome shotgun sequence:
- the LOC115712075 gene encoding pentatricopeptide repeat-containing protein At2g22070, whose protein sequence is MSLQKMGSPSSSSTLFTSDFYVYQLQASLKSRDPFAGKLIHARIIKSGLHMGVFLMNNLINFYAKTGSLSDAHHLLEEMPVRTTLSWNTILSAYAKQGRIDVAHRIFDEIPERDSVSWTAMIVGYNQMGRFDNAIRMFVRMISDKVLITQFTVTNILASCAAIEGLNIGKKVHSFVIKHGLSSYVCVANSLLNMYAKSGDQKTALVVFQRMRSKDISTWNSMISSHMQSGRFDLALSLFKEMAERNIVSWNAIIAGYNQRGFDMEALAFFSNMLKDSPLKPDKFTLASILSACANLGNLELGKQIHAQIIRNNFELSVAVENALISMYAKCCGVEIAKKILEQSGTSSVNVIGFTALLDGYIKLGNVKPARHIFDSLVDQDVVAWTAMIVGYTKNSLNNEALELFRLMTREGPKPNNYTFAAILSVSSILASLDHGKQIHASAIRLGEVSSVSVSNALITMYSKSGSITSAKKVFNLTHRSRDTVTWTSMIISLAQHGLGEEAIELFETMLGLGIKPDHITYIGVLSACTHVGLVEQGRSYYNLMKNEHKIEPTLSHYACLIDLFGRAGLLQEAFQFIESMPIEPDVIAWGSLLSSCKVHKNVELAKVAAERLLFIEPENSGAYSALANLYSAYGKWEDAARIRKSMKDRGVKKEQGFSWVQIRNTVHVFGAEDGSHPQKEAIYIMIEKIWKEIKKLGFIPDTQSVLHDLEEEVKEQILRHHSEKLAIAFGLISTPENTTLRIMKNLRVCNDCHTAIKFISKLVGREIIVRDATRFHHFNNGSCSCRDYW, encoded by the coding sequence ATGTCGCTTCAGAAAATGGGGTCTCCAAGCTCGTCTTCTACCTTGTTTACTTCCGATTTTTATGTGTATCAGCTCCAAGCTAGCCTCAAATCTAGAGACCCTTTTGCTGGAAAATTAATCCATGCCCGAATCATTAAATCTGGGCTTCATATGGGTGTCTTCTTGATGAATAATCTCATCAATTTTTATGCCAAAACTGGGTCTCTCTCTGATGCTCACCACCTGCTCGAGGAAATGCCTGTCAGGACTACATTATCTTGGAATACGATTCTCTCTGCTTATGCGAAGCAGGGTAGAATTGATGTGGCTCACAGAATATTTGATGAAATACCCGAGCGTGATTCAGTTTCTTGGACTGCAATGATTGTGGGTTATAATCAAATGGGTCGATTTGATAATGCTATTAGGATGTTTGTCAGGATGATTTCAGATAAAGTTCTGATTACCCAGTTTACTGTTACTAACATTCTGGCCTCGTGTGCTGCTATTGAGGGTTTGAATATTGGCAAGAAAGTTCATTCCTTTGTTATTAAACACGGGCTTAGTAGTTATGTTTGTGTAGCCAATTCCTTACTGAATATGTATGCAAAGTCTGGGGACCAAAAAACAGCTCTGGTTGTTTTTCAACGGATGAGATCGAAAGACATATCAACCTGGAATTCCATGATTTCTTCACATATGCAATCCGGCCGCTTTGACCTTGCTCTTTCTCTGTTTAAGGAAATGGCAGAACGAAATATAGTTTCTTGGAATGCAATAATTGCAGGATACAATCAACGTGGATTTGATATGGAAGCACTAGCTTTCTTCTCTAATATGCTAAAAGATTCTCCCTTGAAACCAGATAAGTTCACCTTGGCAAGCATTTTGTCAGCTTGTGCAAATCTTGGAAACTTGGAACTTGGGAAGCAAATCCACGCTCAAATTATAAGGAATAATTTTGAACTCTCCGTGGCTGTGGAAAATGCTTTGATCTCAATGTATGCTAAATGTTGTGGAGTTGAAATTGCAAAGAAGATCTTGGAGCAAAGTGGAACTTCAAGTGTCAATGTTATTGGTTTCACAGCCCTATTGGATGGATACATTAAGCTTGGGAATGTAAAACCAGCTAGACATATATTTGATTCATTGGTGGACCAAGATGTAGTTGCTTGGACAGCCATGATTGTGGGTTACACGAAGAATAGTTTAAACAATGAAGCTTTAGAGCTCTTCAGGTTGATGACAAGAGAGGGCCCCAAACCAAACAACTATACATTTGCTGCTATTTTGAGTGTCAGTTCAATTTTGGCATCGTTAGATCATGGCAAGCAAATTCATGCAAGCGCCATAAGATTGGGGGAAGTGTCATCTGTTTCTGTGAGTAATGCTTTGATCACCATGTATTCCAAAAGTGGATCGATCACTTCTGCGAAGAAAGTATTTAATCTAACGCATAGGAGCAGAGATACTGTGACTTGGACTTCCATGATTATATCCTTGGCTCAACACGGTCTGGGAGAAGAAGCCATTGAACTTTTTGAGACAATGCTTGGGCTTGGTATTAAGCCTGATCATATAACTTATATTGGTGTACTGTCTGCCTGTACACATGTGGGATTAGTTGAACAAGGCAGGAGCTACTATAATTTGATGAAAAATGAGCACAAAATTGAACCCACACTCAGCCATTATGCATGCTTGATTGACCTGTTTGGCCGTGCTGGGTTGCTTCAAGAAGCATTCCAGTTTATAGAAAGTATGCCAATTGAACCAGATGTCATAGCTTGGGGATCACTGTTATCTTCTTGTAAGGTTCACAAGAATGTTGAGCTGGCTAAAGTTGCAGCAGAAAGATTGCTCTTTATTGAGCCTGAAAACAGCGGGGCTTACTCAGCTTTGGCTAATTTATATTCAGCTTATGGAAAATGGGAGGATGCTGCAAGGATTAGAAAGTCAATGAAGGATAGGGGAGTAAAGAAGGAACAAGGATTTAGTTGGGTGCAAATTCGAAACACAGTTCATGTATTTGGTGCAGAAGATGGCAGCCATCCACAGAAAGAGGCTATCTACATAATGATTGAAAAGATCTGGAAAGAGATAAAAAAGTTGGGTTTTATTCCAGACACTCAATCAGTATTACATGACCTTGAAGAAGAGGTAAAAGAACAAATTCTTAGACATCACAGTGAGAAACTAGCCATTGCATTTGGACTGATAAGTACCCCAGAGAACACCACTCTAAGGATCATGAAGAATCTCAGAGTATGCAATGACTGTCATACTGCCATTAAATTTATATCAAAGCTTGTGGGCAGAGAAATTATTGTAAGAGATGCTACTCGTTTTCATCATTTCAACAACGGTTCGTGTTCTTGTCGAGATTATTGGTAG